The Catellatospora citrea DNA segment GCGTCCTGGAACGAGCGCACCAGCCCCAGCCCGGCCCGCCGCTGCGGGCTCAAGCCGGTCACGTCGCGCCCGGCGAATGCCACCTGCCCCTGGTCGGGCCGGGTGAACCCGGCCAGGATCTCGAACAGCGTGGTCTTGCCGGCCCCGTTGGGCCCGATGATGCCGACGACCTCCCCGGACCCGACCGCGAGGTCCACCCCGCCGACCGCCCGCACCCCACCGAACGCCCGCGCGACCCCCCGCGCCTCCAGCAACGCCCCCGGCCCCACCACCAGCGGCACCGTCCGCCGCGGCAACGTCACCGCGGCCCCCGCCGCCACGCCCGCAGCCCGGCCCCCCGCCCCACCCGCAGCCGCAGCCGCAGCCGCAGCCGCAGCCGCATGATCGCCATCTCGTGCCACAACCTCGGGTGTAACCACGGATACCGACACCAGACGCCGATCGCCCGCCTTCAGCGCCGGCCCCGCCCCCACCGCCGCCTCGACCCCGTGATCGCCGTCCCGTGTCATAACCGCAGGTGAGACCGCAGCATCCGACACCAGACGCCGATCAACGCCCCCCGGGGACGTCCCCGGTCGGCCGGGTCGGCGTGACCGGACGCCGGGCAGGCGGGTGACGAGGCGGGCCAGGGGTTCGCCGAGGCCGCCGGGCATCGCCACGACGACGAGCAGCCAGCCCAGGGTCAGCGCGGCCTGGCCGAAGATGCCGAGCTCCACGACGCCGGGCAGGCCCACCAGCAGCAGCGCGCCGAGGACCGAGCCGCCGAGCAGGCCGAGACCGCCGACCACGGTCAGCGCGACCACGTCGATCCCGGCCGCCGCCGGGAAGCTGTTCACGGTGACCTGGCTCTGGCCGTGTCCGATGACGACGCCGCCGAGCCCGGCCAGCGCCCCCGCCGCGGCGTACACCTGGAGTTTGCGGCGCGGCGCGGGCACGCCCAGCGCGCGGGCCGCGTCCTCGTTGTCGCGCAGCGCCAGCACCACCCGGCCGAAGCCGCCCGCCCGCAGCCGGTGCGCCAGCCACAGCGCGAGCACCAGCATCAGCAACGCGAACAGGTAGTAGTCCTTGGCCAATACCAGGGCGTATCCGGTCCACACCGGCTTGGGCGCGCTCACCCCGTCACCGAGCAGCCACGGCAGCCGCAGCAGCCACGCCTCGGCGGCCAGTGCGAACGCCAGCGTCGTGACGGCCAGCGCGATGCCGCGCAGGCGCAGCGCGGGCAGGCCCACGAGCACGGCCGACCCGGCGGCGGCCGCGCACCCGGCTACTGCCCCGAGGAAGAAGTTCCCGGTCGCGGCCGCCGTGTGCAGCGACACCGCCGCCCCGATGCCCGCGAAGGCGAACTGGCCCAGCGACAGCTCCCCGGCCAGACCGGTGACCAGCAGCACGGACAGGCCGACGACGGCGAACCCGGCCACGGTCGTCAGCGCCGAGGCGGTCTCGTTGGTGACCAGGTAGGCCGCCCCGGCAGCCGTCAGCAGCGCGAGCCCGGCCAGGATCCGGCCGGCTGGCGACGCGGGCGCGGGCACGGCGCGCGGCCAGCGGGCCTGCTCGCCGTCGCGGCGGCCGAGCTGCGGCTGCACCAGCAGCGCCACGAGGATGAACAGCGCCAACGCCAGGGACACCCCGCCGCGGCCCGCGCCCGTCGACAGCAGCACCTGCTCGCCGACGCCGACACCGAGGCAGGCCGCGAACGCGATGGGCAGCGACGCCATCCGGGCGGCCACCGCCCCGGCGAGGCCGCGCAGCAGCAGCTCCGGTCCGAGGGTGTCGATCGACTGCGCGCCCTGGGTGGGGGTCACCAGGATCGCCGAGAACGCGGCGACGGCCCCGGCCATGGCCCAGGCGAGCGTCGTCATGCGCGCCGCCGGGATGCCGTTGAGCTGCGCGGTGTCCGGCGCGTCCGCCCCGGCGCGCACGGCCAGGCCGAACCGGCTGCGCCGCAGGAACAGCGCCAGCCCGCCCAGCAGCAGCGGGGCCAGCAGCGCCATCGCCGTGAACGCGGGCCCGATCGGGGTGCGCCCGAGCGTGAACGACGGCAGTCCGGGCGGCTTCGGGAAGGTCAGGCCGTTCAGCCCCTGGCTGCTCACCAGCAGGGCGAGGATCAGCACGAACTGCGACAGCCCCAGCGTGGCGATCATCCCGGTGACCCCGGGGCGGCCGCGCAGGCGGCGTACGACGGCGACCTCGATCAGCGCGGAGACGCCTCCGGCGACCGCCATGGCCAGCGGGAACGCCACCCAGTACGGCACCCGCGCGGCGGTGACCAGCAGGCTGAGCACCGCCGCGCCGAACACGCCGACCGAGCCGTGGGCGAAGTTGAGAAAGCGGCTGGACCGGTACACCAGCACCAGGCCCACCGCCAGCAGGCCGTAGGTGAGGCCGGTGAACAGGCCGAGCACGATCGGGTCGATCATGCGTGCCCGCCCAGCATCAGCGAGCGCACCAGCTCCGGCCGGGCGGCCAGGTCCGCCGGGCGGTGCTCGGCGGCGATGGCGCCCCGCTCCATGAAGCAGATCCGGTCGACCAGGGACAGCGCCACGTTCACCGACTGCTCGACGACCAGGACGGACATGCCGGTCGCGTTCAGCCGCCGCAGCAGCTCCAGCAGGCCGCCGACCACGATCGGGGCCAGGCCGAGCGACAGCTCGTCGACGAGCAGCAGCCGCGGGCGCTGGATCAGCGCCTTGGCGAGGACGAGCATCTGGCGCTCGCCGCCGGACAGCGTCGCGGCGGGCTGGTGTGCCCGCTGCGCCAGGCGCGGGAACACGGCCAGGGCGGCGTCGACGCCGCCGCGGGCCTGGGCGGGCGGCATGGCGTACCCGTGCAGGCGCAGGTTGTCGAGCACGGACAGCGAGCCGAACGCGGCCTGGCCCACGACGGTGGCCAGGCCGAGCCGGACCCGGCGCACCGCCGGGACGCCGGTGACGTCCGCGCCGAACAGCTCCACCCGGCCCGCCGTCGGCCGGTGCAGGCCCGACAGCACCCGCAGCAGCGTGGACTTGCCTACCCCGTTCGGGCCGCACAGGCCCACCAGCTCGCCGGGCCCGACCCGCAGGTCCACCCCGAACAGCACCTGCACCGGGCCGTAGGAGCAGTCGATCCCGGTGGCCGAGAGCGCGTCATTCGGCAAAGCGTCTCTCCTCGCCGCGATAGGTGAAGCAGGAGCAACCCTGGTCGTACGCCAGCACCCGGTAGCCGTCGCCCGCCGCGCGTCGATCCCCGCCGAGCAGCCCGCGGGTCCCCGCCGCCGGGGTGAACCGGTCCCCGAGCGCGGCCGCCGCCTGCGCGAACGCGGCCGCGTTGAGGTTCGCGCCGAGGTCCTTCGCGGCGGCGTGCAGCAGCAGCGCGGCGTCGCAGTAGGTGAAGGCGACCCGGGCGTTCTCCCTGGTCTTGAAGCTCTGCCCGCCCTTGGCGAAGATGTCCAGGCAGGCCCGTTCGGCGTCGCCACCGGGGAAGGGCAGTCTGCTGTCGGGCACGTCCTGACTCGGGTTGAAGCCGATGCCGACCATGCCCGCCAGGGCCGCGACCGGGATCGTGCCGGGGTTGTTCACCAGGAAGGCCGGATTGTCGAAACTGGACACGGCGTAGCGTGCGGTGTAGCTCTGCGCGGCGGCCGTGGTCAGGAAGAACGATGCCAGCCGCGCGCCGCCGAGGAACAGCACCCGGGCGACGCCCCGGCTGCGGAAGTCGACGACGGCCTGATTGAGCCCGGCGTTCAGGGTGCCGAGGTCGGTGGTGTCGACCCAGGAGACGGTGGGCGCGACGCCGAGCCTGCGCAGCTCCGGCTCGGCAAGGCGCGCATAGACGGCCCGGTTCACCGGCGTGTCCGCGGCGACCACACCGGCCGCGTCGACGCCTGCGAAGAAGCCCTCGCCGTGCAACGTGGACAGCAGCGCCTTGACGAACTCGTCGTAGCCCGGATAGCTGGCCGACCACAGGTACGGCGACAGCTTCGCGTACGTGGCGTCGTCGTTGGGGACCAGGGTCGCGTCCAGCATCAGCGTGCCGCGCGAGGCGTAGCAGGGGCGGGCGTTGGCCTGGAACTGCCCGGTCAGCACCACCGCGAACGCCCTGTCGTCCTGGGTGATCTGGTTGCACAGCTTCTCCTCGGCGGCCGGGGAGTCGTTGCCGGCCTCGTACGAGCGGAACACCGCCTGCAGCCGCCGCCCGGCGATGCCGCCGTTCGCGTTGACGTGCTCCTCCAGCGCCTTGACCTGCGCGGGGAGGTCACCGGCGGCGGCGGTGCGGAAGCCGAGGCTGCTGCCGGTGGTGCCGAGGTCGACGCCGACGAAGACCACCTTCACGGTGCTGTCGGTGACCCCCGGCCCGGTCCCGCTCAGCGCCACCGGCTGCCCCTGGTCGAGCGCGCCGGGCATGACGGCCGAGCAGCCGGTGAACGCCACCGCCGCCACCACCGCCGCGGCCGCGGCGCGCAGCGCCGTCGATCTGTCCACGGGTCACCCTCTTTCGCGAGTGGCAAGGTAGGCGTCCAGCGCCCGCAGGTCGACGACCGCGTCCGGCTGCCGCGGCTCGCGTTCCAGCAGGCGGCGCACCTCGTCGGGGGCGAGCTGACCGCCCGCGAGGCGGCGCATGCGGCCCGCGCCGGGCGCGTCGTCGAAGACGAGGTACGCCCCCAGGTCGGGCACCCGCACGACGGCGGGCAGCAGCATCGCCCCGTCCCCGGTGAGCGCCGGACCGGCGGCGCGGGTCCGACGGCGGCGCATCAGCCGCAGCACCCCGAACCCGATCAGCGCGACGCCGATGACGTTGAGCAGCACCAGCCCCCACGGGTACGCCTGGTGCACCGCCTTCGCCCGCCCCAGCCCGCCCAGCTCCGCGGTCACCGGGTAGGCCCCGAACGCCGCGAACGGGATGGTGACCGCGACCTCGTAGGTGCGGGTCTCGCCGGGGCGCAGCTCGCCGGTCGGCGGGGTGGACACGGCGTCGAGCCCGTTGCCGACGCGCACGGTCAGCGGCGCACCGGTCAGCGCGGACGCACCGGCATTGCGCACGGTGTAGACCAGCGTGCGCTGTTGTGGCCCGCCGAACCAGGCCGACACGGACCCGCCGCCGGTGAGCCGGGCCTCGACGACGTCGACCTGCGCATGGGTGCGCGCGGGCACCGGCACGGGACCGGTCGGGTGGCCTGACACGTCCAGCGGGGTGTCCACATGGCCGCTCTCGCCCGCGCCGACCGCCGCCGCATGCACCACGCACGGGCACGGCCGGGGCGGCTCGCCGACGGTCAGCACGACGGAGAACGTGCCGTCGGGGCGCACCGCGGTCGCCAGCGCGCCCCGCATGTCGCACGACGCCGAACCGCCCAATGCCAGCTCACCGCAGGTGACCAGTTGCACCAGCCGGCCTGCGGGCCAGTTCGCGCCGGTCACCCGCACCGTGTCGCCGGGCCTGGCCTTGGGCGCGGACAGCGTCACGCTCCACCCATCGGCATGCGCTGGAAGTGGCATGGACAGCAGGGCAGACGTGCCGAGCAGCCCGGCGATCAATCGCCGCATCCGACCGGTCGGCGCGCTCGCGGGCGGCGTGCCTGCGCGGCGCGTGCGGGGTGTTGCGCGTGCGGCCGTGCTCAGGTGGTTCATGCCAGACCTCGCGGGCGCAGGCGGCGGGCCTGACGGCGACGCCGGATCAGCAGGATCGCCACGAGCACGAGCAGGGCGAGCACGCCGAGGGCGGGCAGTACGCCGGTGACCGTGGTCGTCGACCCGGTGGCGCGCACGCCGCCCTCGGCGGTGGCGGTGACGGTGGTGGTGACGACGTCGACCGGCCATACGCCACGCAGCGCCGCCCGCAACCGGGTGCGCGCGCCTGGCACGAGGTCGAGCTGCGAGCCGGGTCCGGCCGCGGCGACGGTGTGTCCGAACAGGCCGGACGAGGTCACCGTGAGGGCCGGCGCGAGGTGGATGTTGCCGGTGTTGGCCAGTGTGTAGGTCAGCTCGCCGGAGTCGGCGGCCAGCTCCTCGACGGCCAGGCCGGGCGCCGTCGGGCCGCTGACCCGCAGGTAGACCCGGGCGGCCACGGCGTGGGTGACGCCGACCGTCAAGCCGCCCTCGGCGAGTTGGCCGCTCGGCGTGGACTCGGCCGCGACGACGCCGCCGACGTGGTCGCCGGGCGGGGCGTTGGCCGGGACGGTGATGGTGAACGGGATGTCGGTCTGGCGCTTGGCGGGCACGACGACCTCGGCCAGGCCCAGCTGCGTCCACGCGCCGATCCCCTGCTGCCGCTCGGTCTGCGGGCGCAACCCGAACCCGCCGTCGGCGCTGGTGTTGAAGGCGTCCGCGCCGTACAGGCGCAGGGTCATCGGGCGGTCGGTCAGGTTCGCCACCCGCACCGAGTCGATGACGGTGCGGCCGGGGGGCGACTCCAGGAAGAAGTACTGGCGCGGGGCGGGGCCGGGCCTGTCCGGCGGGGTGGGCACGACCGCCCAGCGGCCGTTGCCCGCGGCCTGGGCGGGGACCGGCGCCGTGACGGCGAGCAGTGCGGCGGCCAGCGCCACTGCGGCCGTACGCGACCAGATGGCCATCAGCCTCTCCCCGGGTGGTGGGATACAGGGGGCCGGTGGGGACGGATAGCGCCCGCCCCCACCGGTTCCGCCTCAGCTCAGCGTGATCGTGAGCGTCGCGGAGTACGCGCCGGCCCGCTGGTGCGCGGGCACGGTCAGGGCGAGCGCCGCGGAGGCGTCGAAGCTGCCGCCGGTGCCCGCCGCGTCGGCCGGAGCCGAGCACAGCGTGGCGCCGTCCACCGGACCCGCCGAGCCCGCGGCCGCGGTGGCGGCGTTGGTCGCGCCGGCGGTGCCGGTGCACGCGGGGGTCCAGGACAGGTTCGCCTTCGGGATGGTGCCGCCCGGGGTGCCGGTGAAGTCGGTGAGCGTGCCGACCAGGCTCCAGCCGAAGGTGCTGCCGCGGTGGTCCGTCACCGTGATGACCGGCAGTGATCCGGTGCTGGTCTGGACCGTGCCGTCGAGCGTGACGCCCGCCAGCGTGATGGTGCTGCTGCCCGCCGCGCGGGCCATCGCGAGGTTGCCCGCGGTGACGGTCTGCGACAGGTGGTAC contains these protein-coding regions:
- a CDS encoding ABC transporter permease subunit yields the protein MIDPIVLGLFTGLTYGLLAVGLVLVYRSSRFLNFAHGSVGVFGAAVLSLLVTAARVPYWVAFPLAMAVAGGVSALIEVAVVRRLRGRPGVTGMIATLGLSQFVLILALLVSSQGLNGLTFPKPPGLPSFTLGRTPIGPAFTAMALLAPLLLGGLALFLRRSRFGLAVRAGADAPDTAQLNGIPAARMTTLAWAMAGAVAAFSAILVTPTQGAQSIDTLGPELLLRGLAGAVAARMASLPIAFAACLGVGVGEQVLLSTGAGRGGVSLALALFILVALLVQPQLGRRDGEQARWPRAVPAPASPAGRILAGLALLTAAGAAYLVTNETASALTTVAGFAVVGLSVLLVTGLAGELSLGQFAFAGIGAAVSLHTAAATGNFFLGAVAGCAAAAGSAVLVGLPALRLRGIALAVTTLAFALAAEAWLLRLPWLLGDGVSAPKPVWTGYALVLAKDYYLFALLMLVLALWLAHRLRAGGFGRVVLALRDNEDAARALGVPAPRRKLQVYAAAGALAGLGGVVIGHGQSQVTVNSFPAAAGIDVVALTVVGGLGLLGGSVLGALLLVGLPGVVELGIFGQAALTLGWLLVVVAMPGGLGEPLARLVTRLPGVRSRRPGRPGTSPGGVDRRLVSDAAVSPAVMTRDGDHGVEAAVGAGPALKAGDRRLVSVSVVTPEVVARDGDHAAAAAAAAAAAGGAGGRAAGVAAGAAVTLPRRTVPLVVGPGALLEARGVARAFGGVRAVGGVDLAVGSGEVVGIIGPNGAGKTTLFEILAGFTRPDQGQVAFAGRDVTGLSPQRRAGLGLVRSFQDARLFPTLTVRESLLVAGERIAPTGLLTAALGGRGPQRRQEALAGNLLDLFGLAAYADRQVGELSTGTRRTVELACLLALEPSLLLLDEPSSGVSQADGVALADLLARVNRELGVALLVIEHDLPLLARLATRMVAMDAGRVVADGTPDQVRTHPAVVAAYLGTDAAAVHRSGAPV
- a CDS encoding ABC transporter ATP-binding protein; amino-acid sequence: MPNDALSATGIDCSYGPVQVLFGVDLRVGPGELVGLCGPNGVGKSTLLRVLSGLHRPTAGRVELFGADVTGVPAVRRVRLGLATVVGQAAFGSLSVLDNLRLHGYAMPPAQARGGVDAALAVFPRLAQRAHQPAATLSGGERQMLVLAKALIQRPRLLLVDELSLGLAPIVVGGLLELLRRLNATGMSVLVVEQSVNVALSLVDRICFMERGAIAAEHRPADLAARPELVRSLMLGGHA
- a CDS encoding WxL protein peptidoglycan domain-containing protein, producing the protein MAIWSRTAAVALAAALLAVTAPVPAQAAGNGRWAVVPTPPDRPGPAPRQYFFLESPPGRTVIDSVRVANLTDRPMTLRLYGADAFNTSADGGFGLRPQTERQQGIGAWTQLGLAEVVVPAKRQTDIPFTITVPANAPPGDHVGGVVAAESTPSGQLAEGGLTVGVTHAVAARVYLRVSGPTAPGLAVEELAADSGELTYTLANTGNIHLAPALTVTSSGLFGHTVAAAGPGSQLDLVPGARTRLRAALRGVWPVDVVTTTVTATAEGGVRATGSTTTVTGVLPALGVLALLVLVAILLIRRRRQARRLRPRGLA